From one Gemmobacter sp. genomic stretch:
- a CDS encoding tRNA1(Val) (adenine(37)-N6)-methyltransferase: MSFAPQDQTQDLFLGGRLRLSQPRHGYRAATDPVLLAAACPARAGETVLELGCGVGVASFCLGARVTGVRLHGLEVQPDYAELARHNAMVTGISLEVHDGDLRRMPPGLRGSFDHVIANPPYFAPQDGTAARDSGRETAQREDTPLADWLLAARKRLHPGGWLTLIHLADRLPDILRGMEGFGSIAVLPLAPRPGRAANRVVLRARKGARGPFRLLAPLILHDGPAHDGDRENYAPEARAILRDGAALAAFG; this comes from the coding sequence ATGAGCTTTGCGCCCCAGGATCAGACCCAGGATCTGTTCCTGGGCGGGCGGCTGCGCCTGTCGCAGCCGCGCCATGGCTACCGGGCGGCGACTGACCCGGTGCTGCTGGCCGCCGCCTGTCCGGCGCGGGCGGGGGAAACCGTGCTGGAACTGGGCTGCGGGGTGGGGGTGGCCTCGTTCTGTCTGGGCGCGCGGGTGACCGGCGTTCGCCTGCACGGGCTGGAGGTGCAGCCCGATTACGCCGAACTGGCCCGCCATAACGCCATGGTCACCGGCATCAGCCTGGAGGTGCATGACGGCGACCTGCGCCGCATGCCGCCCGGCCTGCGCGGATCCTTCGATCATGTCATTGCGAATCCACCGTATTTCGCGCCGCAGGATGGCACCGCCGCACGCGATTCCGGGCGCGAGACCGCGCAGCGCGAAGATACGCCGCTGGCCGACTGGCTGCTGGCCGCGCGCAAGCGGTTGCACCCGGGCGGGTGGCTGACGCTGATTCATCTGGCCGACCGGCTGCCCGACATCCTGCGCGGGATGGAGGGGTTCGGGTCCATCGCCGTGCTGCCGCTGGCGCCGCGGCCGGGGCGGGCGGCGAACCGGGTGGTCCTGCGGGCGCGCAAGGGCGCGCGCGGCCCGTTCCGCCTGCTGGCGCCGCTGATCCTGCACGATGGCCCGGCCCATGACGGCGACCGCGAGAATTACGCCCCCGAGGCGCGCGCCATTTTGCGCGACGGGGCGGCATTGGCGGCTTTCGGCTGA
- a CDS encoding DUF2007 domain-containing protein encodes MREILRSTDPTRIAFAEALLSGEGITAFVLDVHTSILEGSIGILPRRLMVADRDAFVARVVLADNGLDPSP; translated from the coding sequence ATGAGGGAAATCCTGCGCAGCACCGACCCGACCCGGATCGCCTTTGCCGAGGCGCTGCTCTCGGGCGAGGGTATAACGGCCTTCGTTCTCGACGTCCACACGAGCATTCTGGAAGGATCCATCGGAATTCTGCCGCGTCGCCTGATGGTTGCAGACCGCGATGCCTTTGTGGCGCGCGTGGTGCTGGCCGACAACGGGCTGGACCCCAGCCCATGA
- a CDS encoding YdcH family protein yields the protein MTIASHLLELRRKHETLSTLVEQEQRSPGADAIRIAELKKQKMRLKEEIARLNPN from the coding sequence ATGACCATCGCTTCGCATCTGCTGGAACTGCGCCGTAAGCACGAAACTCTCTCGACCCTGGTAGAACAGGAACAGCGCAGTCCCGGGGCAGATGCCATCCGCATTGCCGAACTGAAAAAACAGAAGATGCGCCTGAAAGAGGAAATCGCCCGCCTGAACCCCAACTGA
- the petB gene encoding cytochrome b, producing the protein MAGIPHDHYEPKTGIEKWLHKRLPIVGLAYDTLMIPTPKNLNWMWIWGIILTFCLALQIITGIVLVMHYTPHVTLAFSSVEHIMRNVNGGHMIRYLHANGASLFFVAVYLHIFRGLYYGSYKAPREVTWIIGMLIYLAMMATAFMGYVLPWGQMSFWGATVITGLFGAIPGIGPSIQEWLLGGPAVDNATLNRFFSLHYLLPFVIAALVAVHIWAFHNTGNNNPTGVEVRRTSKAEAEKDTIPFWPYYVIKDLFALGVVLIVFFAIVGFMPNYLGHPDNYLEANPLVTPAHIVPEWYFLPFYAILRAFTGDVWVVQLVQFVTFGIVDAKFFGVLAMFGAIAVLALTPWLDTSSVRSGRYRPMFKWWFWLLAFDFMVLMWVGAMPAEGLYTWISLIASTYWFAYFLVILPLLGLIEKPLPQPATIEEDFKSHYGQPAE; encoded by the coding sequence ATGGCTGGAATTCCGCACGACCATTACGAGCCCAAGACCGGCATCGAGAAATGGCTGCACAAGCGCCTGCCCATCGTGGGTCTGGCCTATGACACGCTGATGATCCCCACCCCCAAGAATCTCAACTGGATGTGGATCTGGGGCATCATCCTGACCTTCTGCCTTGCGCTGCAGATCATCACCGGCATCGTGCTGGTCATGCACTACACGCCGCATGTGACGCTGGCCTTCTCGTCGGTCGAACACATCATGCGCAACGTGAACGGCGGGCACATGATCCGCTACCTGCACGCCAACGGCGCCTCGCTGTTCTTTGTCGCGGTCTACCTGCACATCTTCCGCGGTCTCTACTACGGGTCGTACAAGGCCCCGCGCGAGGTGACCTGGATCATCGGCATGCTGATCTATCTGGCGATGATGGCGACCGCCTTCATGGGCTATGTGCTGCCGTGGGGCCAGATGTCGTTCTGGGGCGCCACCGTGATCACCGGCCTGTTCGGCGCGATCCCGGGCATCGGGCCGAGCATTCAGGAATGGCTGCTGGGCGGACCGGCGGTGGACAATGCCACGCTGAACCGCTTCTTCTCGCTGCACTATCTGCTGCCCTTCGTAATTGCGGCGCTGGTGGCGGTGCATATCTGGGCCTTCCACAACACCGGCAACAACAACCCGACCGGGGTCGAGGTGCGCCGCACCTCGAAGGCCGAGGCGGAAAAGGACACCATTCCGTTCTGGCCGTATTACGTGATCAAGGATCTGTTCGCGCTTGGCGTCGTGCTGATCGTGTTCTTCGCCATCGTCGGCTTCATGCCCAACTACCTGGGTCACCCCGACAACTACCTCGAGGCGAACCCGCTGGTCACCCCGGCGCATATCGTGCCCGAATGGTACTTCCTGCCGTTCTACGCCATCCTGCGCGCCTTTACCGGCGACGTCTGGGTGGTGCAGCTGGTGCAGTTCGTCACCTTCGGCATCGTCGACGCCAAGTTCTTTGGCGTGCTGGCCATGTTCGGCGCGATCGCGGTTCTGGCGCTGACGCCCTGGCTGGACACCTCGTCGGTGCGTTCGGGCCGCTATCGCCCGATGTTCAAGTGGTGGTTCTGGCTGCTGGCGTTCGACTTCATGGTGCTGATGTGGGTGGGCGCGATGCCGGCCGAAGGGCTCTACACCTGGATCTCGCTGATCGCCTCGACCTACTGGTTCGCATATTTCCTCGTCATCCTGCCGCTGCTGGGGCTGATCGAAAAGCCGCTGCCGCAACCGGCGACGATCGAGGAAGATTTCAAATCGCACTACGGCCAGCCCGCAGAGTGA
- a CDS encoding branched-chain amino acid ABC transporter permease, with amino-acid sequence MRFHFKTSYDTDIDLFPDWGKRGLYLALLALAVGLPWLLDDFFLGEATNVLIWAVAGLGLMLLTGQTGQVSLGHSAFMALGCYACVLLMNAGVPFVLAFLLAGVITGVIGGVIAIPALRLHGVYLAIATLALAILADDIIVLLAPWTGGVNGMYAPPITILGYEINRWANPAAWYWLALAVVLMVTAAYRNILRTPLGRSFAAVRDSEISAQAMGVDVARTKTIAFGLSCAMTGLGGALMGLFAEVFNNETFNFLISIQLVMMIVVGGLGFIHGAFLGAVVVAFLPQLLSIITGSIGGGIAIPGLEAAVFGGILILFILFEPMGLYGRWLKMRVWLELFPFARKDMFRRQKSYLKTERLR; translated from the coding sequence ATGCGGTTTCATTTCAAGACCAGCTACGACACCGACATCGACCTGTTCCCCGACTGGGGAAAGCGCGGCCTGTATCTGGCGCTGCTGGCGCTGGCGGTGGGGTTGCCCTGGCTGCTGGACGATTTCTTTCTGGGCGAGGCGACGAACGTTCTGATCTGGGCGGTTGCCGGGCTGGGGCTGATGCTGCTGACGGGGCAGACGGGGCAGGTCAGCCTTGGGCATTCGGCCTTTATGGCGCTGGGGTGCTATGCCTGCGTGCTGCTGATGAACGCGGGCGTGCCCTTTGTGCTGGCGTTCCTGCTGGCCGGCGTGATCACCGGGGTGATCGGCGGGGTGATCGCGATTCCGGCGCTGCGGCTGCACGGGGTCTATCTGGCCATCGCCACGCTGGCGCTGGCGATTCTGGCCGATGACATCATCGTGCTGCTGGCGCCCTGGACCGGCGGGGTGAACGGCATGTATGCGCCCCCGATCACCATTCTGGGGTATGAGATCAACCGCTGGGCCAACCCGGCCGCCTGGTATTGGCTGGCGCTGGCCGTGGTGCTGATGGTGACGGCGGCCTATCGCAACATCCTGCGCACCCCCCTTGGCCGCAGCTTTGCCGCCGTGCGCGACAGCGAGATTTCGGCCCAGGCCATGGGCGTGGACGTGGCCCGCACCAAGACCATCGCCTTTGGCCTGTCCTGCGCGATGACGGGTCTGGGCGGCGCGCTGATGGGCCTGTTCGCCGAGGTGTTCAACAACGAGACGTTCAACTTCCTGATCTCGATCCAGCTGGTGATGATGATCGTGGTGGGGGGGCTTGGCTTTATCCATGGGGCGTTTCTGGGGGCGGTCGTGGTGGCCTTTCTGCCGCAGCTTCTGTCGATCATCACCGGCAGCATCGGCGGCGGCATCGCCATTCCGGGGCTGGAGGCGGCGGTGTTCGGCGGGATCCTGATCCTGTTCATCCTGTTCGAGCCGATGGGCCTGTATGGCCGCTGGCTGAAGATGCGGGTCTGGCTGGAACTGTTCCCCTTTGCCCGCAAGGACATGTTCCGCCGGCAGAAATCCTACCTCAAGACGGAGCGTTTGCGGTGA
- a CDS encoding cytochrome c1, with protein sequence MIRKLTLSALAAFALSSGAALAAGAAGHVEDFAFSFEGPFGTYDQMQLQRGLKVYTEVCSACHGMKFVPIRTLADPGGPELPEDQVRAYAKALAPVALPDGEERPRESSDHFPHSGLPNAPDLSLMAKARSGFHGPYGLGINQMVNGIGGPEYIASILTGYTGNEKEEAGATFYENKAFPGGWIAMAPPLADGQVEFDDEHSNTAHHMAEDVTAFLMWAAEPKMMARKQAGFTAVIFLTILSVLLYLTNKKLWSGIKGRKHA encoded by the coding sequence ATGATCCGTAAACTCACCCTTTCGGCGCTGGCAGCGTTCGCGCTGTCGTCGGGCGCCGCGCTGGCGGCCGGTGCGGCCGGCCATGTCGAAGACTTCGCCTTCAGCTTTGAAGGCCCCTTCGGCACCTATGACCAGATGCAGCTGCAACGCGGCCTCAAGGTCTATACCGAGGTCTGCTCGGCCTGCCACGGCATGAAGTTCGTGCCGATCCGCACGCTGGCCGATCCAGGCGGCCCCGAGCTGCCCGAAGATCAGGTCCGCGCCTATGCCAAGGCGCTGGCCCCGGTTGCGCTGCCCGATGGCGAAGAACGTCCGCGGGAATCGTCGGACCACTTCCCGCATTCGGGTTTGCCGAACGCGCCGGACCTGTCGCTGATGGCCAAGGCCCGTTCGGGCTTTCACGGCCCCTATGGCCTGGGCATCAACCAGATGGTCAACGGCATCGGCGGCCCGGAATACATCGCCTCTATCCTGACCGGCTATACCGGGAACGAGAAAGAGGAAGCCGGTGCGACCTTCTATGAAAACAAGGCCTTCCCCGGCGGCTGGATCGCGATGGCGCCCCCGCTGGCCGATGGTCAGGTCGAATTCGACGACGAACACAGCAACACCGCCCACCACATGGCCGAGGATGTGACCGCGTTCCTGATGTGGGCGGCCGAACCCAAGATGATGGCACGCAAGCAGGCCGGCTTTACCGCCGTGATCTTCCTGACCATCCTGTCCGTGCTGCTGTACCTGACCAACAAGAAGCTGTGGTCGGGCATCAAGGGCCGCAAGCACGCCTGA
- the petA gene encoding ubiquinol-cytochrome c reductase iron-sulfur subunit: MSHAEDHAGTRRDFLYYATAGAGVVATGAAVWPLVNQMNPSADVQALSSIFVDVSGIEVGTQLTVKYLGKPVFIRRRTADEIQAARDVPLDQLVDRDARNPNLGAGTPATDANRALVPPGAEGDGAEEWLVMSGVCTHLGCVPIGDGAGDFGGWFCPCHGSHYDTAGRIRRGPAPENLHIPVAEFTDATTIKLG; this comes from the coding sequence GTGTCCCACGCAGAAGATCACGCAGGCACTCGCAGGGATTTCCTGTATTACGCCACTGCCGGGGCCGGGGTCGTCGCCACCGGCGCGGCCGTCTGGCCGCTGGTCAACCAGATGAATCCGTCCGCCGATGTGCAGGCCCTGTCGTCGATCTTCGTCGATGTCTCGGGGATCGAGGTGGGCACCCAGCTGACGGTGAAATACCTGGGCAAGCCGGTGTTCATCCGCCGCCGCACCGCCGACGAAATCCAGGCGGCCCGCGACGTGCCGCTGGACCAGCTGGTCGACCGTGACGCGCGCAACCCGAACCTGGGCGCCGGCACCCCCGCGACCGACGCGAACCGCGCGCTGGTGCCCCCGGGCGCCGAAGGTGACGGGGCCGAGGAATGGCTGGTGATGTCGGGCGTCTGCACCCACCTGGGCTGCGTTCCGATCGGCGATGGTGCCGGTGACTTCGGCGGCTGGTTCTGCCCCTGCCACGGCTCGCACTACGACACTGCCGGGCGCATCCGCCGTGGCCCGGCGCCGGAAAACCTGCACATCCCGGTGGCCGAGTTCACCGACGCCACCACGATCAAGCTGGGCTGA
- a CDS encoding polyprenyl synthetase family protein, translated as MALDSDATKPHDRLAAALADDMAAVNALIRDRMASEHAPRIPEVTAHLVEAGGKRLRPMLTLAAARMLGGQGDKAVKLAATVEFIHTATLLHDDVVDESEKRRGRPTANLLWDNKSSVLVGDYLFARSFQLMTECDSLAIMAVLANASAVIAEGEVLQLTAAQNMATTADTYLQVIRGKTAALFSAATEVGGMVAGGAPAQVEALRAYGDALGIAFQMADDLLDYGGTSAIGKNTGDDFREGKLTLPVILAIAQADDDERAFWKRVIEKRDQRDGDLEQALALMTRHGTLEATREAANDWAARARAALEVLPEHPLRGMLSDLAAYVVARLV; from the coding sequence ATGGCCTTGGACAGCGACGCAACAAAACCGCATGACCGGCTGGCCGCTGCGCTGGCCGATGACATGGCCGCCGTCAATGCGCTGATCCGCGACCGCATGGCCAGCGAACACGCCCCGCGCATTCCTGAAGTGACGGCCCATCTGGTCGAGGCCGGAGGCAAGCGCCTGCGCCCCATGCTGACGCTGGCCGCGGCCCGCATGCTGGGGGGCCAGGGCGACAAGGCGGTGAAACTGGCGGCGACGGTGGAATTCATCCATACCGCGACGCTGCTGCACGACGATGTGGTCGATGAAAGCGAGAAACGCCGCGGCCGGCCCACGGCCAACCTGCTGTGGGACAACAAATCCTCGGTTCTGGTGGGCGATTATCTGTTCGCCCGCAGCTTTCAGCTGATGACGGAATGCGACTCGCTGGCGATCATGGCGGTGTTGGCCAATGCCTCGGCGGTGATTGCCGAAGGCGAGGTGCTGCAACTGACCGCAGCGCAGAACATGGCAACCACGGCGGACACCTATCTGCAGGTGATCCGGGGCAAGACGGCGGCGCTGTTTTCGGCGGCGACCGAGGTGGGCGGCATGGTGGCCGGCGGCGCGCCCGCGCAGGTGGAGGCGCTGCGCGCCTATGGCGATGCGCTGGGGATCGCCTTTCAGATGGCGGATGACCTGCTGGACTATGGCGGGACCAGCGCCATCGGCAAGAACACCGGCGACGATTTCCGCGAAGGCAAGCTGACCCTGCCGGTCATCCTGGCGATTGCGCAGGCCGATGACGACGAACGCGCCTTCTGGAAACGGGTGATCGAAAAGCGCGACCAGCGCGACGGCGATCTGGAGCAGGCGCTGGCGCTGATGACCCGGCATGGCACGCTGGAGGCCACGCGCGAGGCCGCCAACGACTGGGCCGCGCGGGCGCGGGCGGCGCTGGAGGTGCTGCCGGAGCATCCGTTGCGCGGGATGCTGTCGGATCTGGCGGCCTATGTGGTGGCGCGACTGGTCTGA
- a CDS encoding ABC transporter ATP-binding protein translates to MSLLEIRDATLRFGGLTAVNSLTLTVEEGQVFALVGPNGAGKSTAFNLISRFYTPVSGAITFDGQDLLRLAPHQVPALGIARTFQNIELFHQATVLQNLLVGRHRHRRAGMVENILFTPRVRDEERAHRAAVEEVIDFLDLQPYRDQRIAGLPYGVRKVVELGRALASKPRLLLLDEPASGLSVEETQNMRWWIDDIRRQMGITVLMVEHDMGLVAKVCDRVLALDGGKKIAEGTPAEVQSHPAVIAAYLGTGAISKTADAKGARR, encoded by the coding sequence GTGAGCCTGCTGGAAATACGCGATGCCACCCTGAGGTTCGGCGGGTTGACAGCTGTCAACTCTCTGACACTTACGGTCGAGGAGGGGCAGGTCTTTGCGCTGGTTGGCCCGAACGGGGCCGGGAAATCGACGGCGTTCAACCTGATTTCGCGGTTCTATACGCCGGTGTCGGGCGCGATCACCTTTGACGGGCAGGATCTGCTGCGCCTGGCGCCGCATCAGGTGCCGGCGCTTGGCATTGCCCGCACGTTCCAGAACATCGAATTGTTCCATCAGGCGACGGTGTTGCAGAACCTGCTGGTGGGGCGCCATCGGCACCGGCGGGCGGGGATGGTGGAAAACATCCTGTTCACCCCCCGCGTGCGCGACGAGGAACGCGCCCATCGTGCGGCGGTCGAGGAGGTGATCGACTTTCTCGATCTGCAACCCTACCGCGACCAGCGCATCGCGGGCCTGCCCTATGGCGTGCGCAAGGTGGTGGAACTGGGCCGCGCGCTGGCCAGCAAGCCCCGGCTGCTGCTGCTGGACGAACCGGCGAGCGGGCTGTCGGTGGAGGAAACCCAGAACATGCGCTGGTGGATCGACGATATCCGCCGCCAGATGGGCATTACCGTGCTGATGGTGGAACATGACATGGGTCTGGTCGCCAAGGTCTGCGACCGGGTGCTGGCGCTGGACGGTGGCAAGAAGATCGCCGAGGGCACCCCAGCCGAGGTGCAAAGCCACCCGGCGGTGATTGCCGCCTATCTGGGGACCGGGGCAATTTCCAAGACGGCGGATGCGAAGGGGGCCCGGAGATGA
- a CDS encoding ABC transporter ATP-binding protein, with the protein MTTPLLEIRNLETFYGPIMALRGVSLQVHTGRVVTVLGANGAGKTTLLKTISGIMDPEKGEILFQGQNIAGWEPHRIVGAGIVHVPEGREVFPLLTVEENLALGAYTRRDKAEIARDRDLVFSYFPILAERRAQEAGTLSGGQQQMLAIGRGLMGRPRIMLLDEPSLGLSPLLTQEIFAILKRLNTDEGVTMMVVEQNAAVALDLAHDGYVLELGRIVMNGTADRLAASEDIQSFYLGHANEGARGERRWKRRKTWR; encoded by the coding sequence ATGACCACCCCCCTGCTGGAAATCCGCAACCTCGAAACCTTTTACGGCCCCATCATGGCGCTGCGCGGGGTGTCCTTGCAGGTGCATACGGGCCGGGTGGTGACCGTGCTGGGCGCCAATGGTGCCGGCAAGACCACGCTGTTGAAAACCATTTCCGGCATCATGGACCCGGAAAAGGGCGAGATCCTGTTTCAAGGCCAGAACATCGCCGGATGGGAGCCGCACCGCATTGTCGGCGCCGGTATCGTCCATGTGCCCGAGGGGCGCGAGGTGTTTCCCCTGCTGACGGTCGAGGAAAACCTGGCCCTGGGCGCCTATACCCGCCGCGACAAGGCGGAAATCGCCCGCGACCGCGATCTGGTGTTCAGCTATTTCCCCATCCTTGCCGAGCGCCGCGCACAAGAGGCGGGCACCCTGTCCGGCGGGCAACAGCAGATGCTGGCCATCGGGCGGGGCCTGATGGGGCGGCCCCGGATCATGCTGCTGGACGAACCCAGCCTGGGCCTGTCGCCCCTGCTGACGCAGGAAATCTTTGCCATCCTCAAGCGGCTGAACACGGATGAAGGCGTGACCATGATGGTGGTGGAACAGAATGCCGCCGTCGCGCTGGATCTGGCCCATGATGGCTATGTGCTGGAACTGGGCCGCATCGTGATGAACGGCACCGCCGACCGGCTGGCCGCGTCGGAGGATATTCAAAGCTTCTATCTTGGCCATGCCAACGAAGGCGCGCGCGGCGAACGCCGCTGGAAGCGCCGCAAGACATGGAGATGA
- a CDS encoding branched-chain amino acid ABC transporter permease, with protein MDVLQLLVSGLANGCVYGLVALGFVLIYKATEAVNFAQGDFMMLGAFVTLGLVNPEYAGLPFWLALPLVFLIMGAIGYLIDATILRVVFGQSQTAVIILTIALGFILRFVAGTIWGHEPQSLHSPLAFGDVRFAGVVLGTVDLAVIVVTLVLTLALWQFFQKTRVGLAMQAASQNQMAAYYMGIPVKRVQGMVWALAGIVAAIAGILYASKGALEPNAGFIGIKAFAAAVIGGFGSLPGALMGGLIVGIIEPFAARYLPPGYSQIAPYALLILVLVFRPHGLFSQVRTKKV; from the coding sequence ATGGACGTGCTTCAGCTGCTGGTCAGCGGGCTCGCGAATGGCTGTGTCTACGGCTTGGTCGCGCTTGGCTTCGTGCTGATCTACAAGGCGACCGAGGCGGTGAATTTCGCCCAGGGCGATTTCATGATGCTGGGCGCCTTTGTCACCCTTGGGCTGGTGAACCCGGAATATGCCGGCCTGCCGTTCTGGCTGGCGCTGCCGCTGGTGTTCCTGATCATGGGCGCCATCGGCTATCTGATCGACGCGACCATCCTGCGCGTGGTGTTCGGCCAAAGCCAGACGGCGGTGATCATCCTGACCATCGCGCTGGGGTTCATCCTGCGCTTTGTCGCCGGCACCATCTGGGGGCACGAGCCGCAATCGCTGCATTCGCCGCTGGCCTTTGGCGATGTGCGCTTTGCCGGGGTGGTGCTGGGGACGGTCGATCTGGCGGTGATCGTGGTGACGCTGGTCCTGACGCTGGCGCTGTGGCAGTTCTTTCAGAAAACCAGGGTCGGCCTGGCCATGCAGGCGGCCAGCCAGAACCAGATGGCGGCCTATTACATGGGCATCCCGGTGAAACGGGTGCAGGGCATGGTCTGGGCGCTGGCCGGGATCGTCGCCGCCATTGCGGGGATCCTTTACGCCTCCAAGGGCGCTTTGGAGCCGAACGCTGGCTTCATCGGCATCAAGGCCTTTGCCGCGGCGGTGATCGGCGGGTTCGGCAGCCTGCCCGGCGCGCTGATGGGGGGGCTGATCGTTGGCATCATCGAACCCTTTGCCGCCCGCTACCTGCCGCCGGGTTACAGCCAGATCGCCCCCTATGCGCTGCTGATTCTGGTGCTGGTGTTCCGTCCGCACGGCCTGTTCAGCCAGGTCCGAACCAAGAAGGTCTAG
- a CDS encoding LysE family translocator — protein MPELSVPFSAFLTVWAFLAMNIATPGPNVLNTIALAIGSGRRAGFGSALGVGLGIGLWCLGMSLGMAALMQRVPGLRVAMTLLACGLLVWFAWRYLRAARAGWCNRGRAEVQGRAGAGPRTAFLRSLSVNASNPKALTTWIAVMAMFPVAGAGGWDIALLCAGACLLSFSIHMAYALAFSTPAATRVWLRMAPVVNAAVATFFLGFAVRLALGLRG, from the coding sequence TTGCCTGAGCTTTCGGTGCCGTTTTCCGCATTCCTGACCGTCTGGGCCTTTCTGGCGATGAACATTGCCACGCCGGGGCCCAATGTCCTCAACACCATCGCGCTTGCCATCGGATCGGGTCGTCGGGCCGGGTTCGGTTCTGCCTTGGGCGTGGGCCTGGGAATCGGCCTGTGGTGCCTGGGGATGAGCCTGGGCATGGCCGCCCTGATGCAGCGGGTGCCGGGTCTGCGCGTGGCGATGACGCTGCTGGCCTGCGGGCTGCTGGTCTGGTTCGCCTGGCGCTATCTGCGCGCCGCCCGCGCCGGCTGGTGCAACCGTGGCCGGGCCGAGGTGCAGGGCCGCGCCGGCGCCGGCCCGCGAACCGCCTTTCTGCGCTCGCTGTCCGTCAACGCCTCGAACCCCAAGGCGCTGACCACCTGGATCGCCGTCATGGCGATGTTTCCGGTGGCCGGGGCAGGGGGCTGGGACATTGCGCTGCTGTGCGCCGGGGCCTGCCTGCTGTCGTTTTCCATCCACATGGCCTATGCGCTGGCGTTTTCCACCCCGGCGGCAACCCGGGTCTGGCTGCGCATGGCGCCGGTGGTGAATGCGGCCGTTGCGACCTTCTTTCTGGGCTTCGCCGTGCGCCTTGCCCTTGGGCTTCGCGGCTGA